From one Nocardioides sp. Kera G14 genomic stretch:
- a CDS encoding SRPBCC family protein encodes MSTVRVHVTHSFTSSPQEVFDALSEHENLGPLFGANITRLRDGETSRNGVGSARTLRIVPLLPGFVETTTVSEPPHLIEYRITGGLAPIKDHHGVQRLMPRPDGGTDLDYAIAFDSAVPGLAPVVGKVLTRTLTKALPNLVP; translated from the coding sequence ATGAGTACCGTGCGCGTCCACGTCACCCACTCGTTCACCTCCTCACCGCAGGAGGTCTTCGACGCGCTGTCGGAGCACGAGAACCTCGGCCCGCTCTTCGGTGCGAACATCACCCGGCTCCGCGACGGGGAGACGTCGCGCAACGGCGTCGGCTCGGCTCGGACGCTGCGGATCGTGCCGCTGCTGCCGGGCTTCGTGGAGACGACGACGGTCTCCGAGCCGCCGCACCTGATCGAGTACCGCATCACCGGCGGCCTCGCGCCGATCAAGGACCACCACGGCGTCCAGCGACTCATGCCGCGCCCGGACGGCGGCACCGACCTCGACTACGCGATCGCCTTCGACAGCGCCGTGCCCGGCCTCGCGCCGGTGGTCGGGAAGGTGCTCACCCGCACGCTCACGAAGGCGCTCCCAAACCTCGTCCCGTAG
- a CDS encoding lysophospholipid acyltransferase family protein: MDIVYPAVIKAARAWFKLGDVRIRASGEEHIPETGGALLAINHLSFVDYVIAGVPGADRGRLTRFIAKKEVFEHKVGGPVMRSFHHIAIDRADGAEGMRIAADQLRDGELVGIFPEGTISQSFMIKEIKTGAVRIAADAGVPLIPVVLWGTQRFLTKGRSADFKRHKTIGITVGEPMHVTGEDPVAETAELKSRMEAMLDELIRNHPAEEQPPGSWWLPKAYGGTAPTLEEAAAAYAEERRLRAERKAARDQ; this comes from the coding sequence ATGGACATCGTCTACCCGGCCGTGATCAAGGCGGCCCGTGCGTGGTTCAAGCTCGGCGACGTCCGCATCCGGGCCTCGGGGGAGGAGCACATCCCCGAGACCGGGGGAGCGTTGCTCGCGATCAACCACCTCTCCTTCGTCGACTACGTCATCGCGGGCGTCCCCGGGGCCGACCGCGGCCGACTGACCCGCTTCATCGCCAAGAAGGAGGTCTTCGAGCACAAGGTCGGCGGACCGGTGATGCGCTCCTTCCACCACATCGCCATCGACCGCGCCGACGGCGCCGAGGGCATGCGGATCGCCGCGGACCAACTCCGTGACGGCGAGCTGGTCGGCATCTTCCCCGAGGGCACGATCTCGCAGAGCTTCATGATCAAGGAGATCAAGACCGGCGCCGTGCGCATCGCGGCCGATGCCGGCGTACCCCTGATCCCGGTGGTGCTGTGGGGGACCCAGCGGTTCCTGACCAAGGGACGATCAGCGGACTTCAAGCGGCACAAGACGATCGGCATCACCGTGGGTGAGCCGATGCACGTGACCGGTGAGGACCCTGTCGCCGAAACGGCCGAGCTCAAGTCCCGGATGGAGGCGATGCTCGACGAGCTGATCCGCAACCACCCGGCCGAGGAGCAGCCGCCTGGATCGTGGTGGCTGCCGAAGGCGTACGGCGGCACCGCGCCCACCCTCGAGGAGGCCGCTGCGGCCTACGCCGAGGAGCGCCGGCTCCGCGCCGAGCGCAAGGCCGCCCGCGACCAGTAG
- a CDS encoding aldehyde dehydrogenase family protein encodes MTTTPEIGFATTAELDQAVTELTAGAAGWARMDLRARIDLLQRTHAAVAQVAEAWARDAIAAKGITSEQLEGEEWLTGPYGTMMWLLAAVESLQKIAQGKSPLDGVKASRTANRTTFRVLPTNLYEFNIYNGFTGELWMRPGVTAEQARANAGLGAVRPGENGGVGLVLGAGNVSSIGPLDVLYELVAYNRASVLKLNPTFGSLKSTYEAAFAPLVRAGLVRIVNGGAEEGAYLTRHEGIGHVHITGSGVTHDMIVWGSLTDRSERRLDKEITSELGGVSPIIVIPGDWSAEDLRFQAENVVTQRLNNAGHNCIAGQALILSSDWAQKDAFLAELRDVLSTTEARAAWYPGSDRKLALAQDSYPEAESLNGRLLIRIDETTSQDLLTTEYFAPVLGHTEVPGLGGDFFANAVAFANDRLDGTLGASIIVAPADRKAISNFDAILADLRYGTIGINVWSAIGFLLPAAAWGAFPGNTIEKVGSGIGIVHNSFLAADVERTVIRGPFRPFPRSVLHGEVSLFPTPPWYVTGRTGTGTAKALTDFAAKPSWARLPKVLLRAFGR; translated from the coding sequence ATGACCACCACTCCCGAGATCGGGTTCGCCACCACCGCGGAGCTCGACCAGGCCGTCACCGAGCTCACCGCCGGAGCGGCGGGCTGGGCACGGATGGACCTGCGCGCGCGGATCGACCTGCTCCAGCGCACCCATGCGGCCGTGGCGCAGGTGGCCGAGGCCTGGGCACGCGACGCCATCGCCGCCAAGGGCATCACGTCCGAGCAGCTCGAGGGCGAGGAGTGGCTGACCGGCCCCTACGGCACGATGATGTGGCTGCTGGCCGCCGTGGAGTCGCTGCAGAAGATCGCGCAGGGCAAGTCGCCGCTCGACGGCGTCAAAGCCTCACGCACCGCGAACCGCACCACCTTCCGGGTGCTTCCGACGAACCTCTACGAGTTCAACATCTACAACGGCTTCACCGGAGAGCTTTGGATGCGGCCGGGCGTCACCGCCGAGCAGGCCCGCGCGAACGCCGGGCTGGGCGCGGTGCGTCCGGGCGAGAACGGCGGCGTGGGCCTCGTGCTCGGCGCCGGCAACGTCTCCTCGATCGGTCCGCTGGACGTGCTCTACGAGCTCGTCGCGTACAACCGCGCCAGCGTGCTGAAGCTCAACCCGACGTTCGGCAGCCTCAAGTCGACGTACGAGGCGGCCTTCGCACCGCTCGTGAGGGCGGGGCTGGTGCGGATCGTCAACGGTGGCGCCGAGGAGGGCGCCTACCTGACCCGGCACGAGGGCATCGGGCACGTGCACATCACCGGCTCGGGCGTCACGCACGACATGATCGTGTGGGGCTCGCTCACCGACCGCAGCGAGCGCAGGCTCGACAAGGAGATCACCAGCGAGCTCGGCGGCGTCTCGCCCATCATCGTGATCCCGGGCGACTGGTCGGCCGAGGACCTCCGCTTCCAGGCGGAGAACGTCGTGACCCAGCGCCTGAACAATGCCGGCCACAACTGCATCGCCGGGCAGGCGCTGATCCTCAGCTCGGACTGGGCACAGAAGGACGCCTTCCTCGCCGAGCTCCGCGACGTGCTGTCGACCACGGAGGCCCGTGCCGCCTGGTATCCCGGCTCCGACCGCAAGCTGGCTCTGGCCCAGGACTCCTACCCCGAGGCCGAGAGCCTCAACGGGCGACTGCTGATCAGGATCGACGAGACCACGTCGCAGGACCTGCTGACCACCGAGTACTTCGCCCCGGTGCTCGGCCACACCGAGGTGCCCGGCCTCGGCGGTGACTTCTTCGCCAACGCCGTCGCCTTCGCCAACGACCGACTCGACGGCACGCTCGGCGCCAGCATCATCGTCGCCCCCGCCGACCGGAAGGCGATCTCGAACTTCGACGCCATCCTCGCCGACCTGCGCTACGGCACGATCGGCATCAACGTCTGGAGCGCGATCGGCTTCCTGCTCCCGGCCGCCGCCTGGGGCGCCTTCCCGGGCAACACGATCGAGAAGGTGGGGTCCGGCATCGGGATCGTGCACAACTCCTTCCTCGCCGCCGACGTCGAGCGGACCGTCATCCGCGGGCCCTTCCGTCCGTTCCCGCGGTCGGTGCTGCACGGCGAGGTGAGCCTCTTCCCGACGCCGCCGTGGTACGTCACCGGGCGCACCGGGACGGGCACGGCCAAGGCCCTCACGGACTTCGCCGCCAAGCCGAGCTGGGCGCGGCTGCCCAAGGTGCTGCTCCGGGCCTTCGGCCGCTGA
- a CDS encoding hemerythrin domain-containing protein: MDTDVVDLIMKDHRELEQLFDELLNFPDKRANLLPVMTTLLTAHSRAEEAEVYPKAAEAGGADDVEHSQEEHLLADELALKLTQMPPDSPDFPAALKALVDAVTHHVQEEEEKVLPGMRENMDSAVLSQLGEAFLSSRAEHLGEQPEDKTKEQMLIQADNADISGVSGQSKSELEKTLSEHADK, encoded by the coding sequence ATGGATACCGATGTCGTCGACCTGATCATGAAGGACCACCGCGAGTTGGAGCAGCTCTTCGACGAGCTGCTCAACTTCCCCGATAAGCGCGCCAACCTGCTTCCCGTGATGACCACGCTCCTCACCGCCCACTCGCGCGCTGAGGAGGCCGAGGTCTACCCCAAGGCCGCCGAGGCCGGCGGGGCCGACGACGTCGAGCACAGCCAGGAGGAGCACCTGCTCGCCGACGAGCTGGCGCTGAAGCTCACCCAGATGCCGCCGGACTCCCCCGACTTCCCGGCCGCACTCAAGGCGCTCGTGGACGCGGTGACCCACCACGTCCAGGAGGAGGAGGAGAAGGTCCTCCCGGGGATGAGGGAGAACATGGACAGCGCCGTCCTCTCCCAGCTCGGTGAGGCGTTCCTGAGCAGCCGCGCCGAGCACCTCGGTGAGCAGCCCGAGGACAAGACCAAGGAGCAGATGCTCATCCAGGCCGACAACGCCGACATCTCCGGCGTCTCAGGCCAGAGCAAGTCCGAGTTGGAGAAGACGCTCAGCGAGCACGCTGACAAATGA
- a CDS encoding glycerophosphodiester phosphodiesterase family protein, with amino-acid sequence MTGYGSGTLPIAVAHRGGAGIGLENTMEAFRGSLALGIRYLEFDVRMTYDGVPVLFHDPTLQRIAGRPEAIADLTLEELSMVELAPRVWVPTLADVLHAFPQANLMVDLKDPAAMAATLDLIEHYDASSRVCLTGGWDRTLKLARDRFPDVHSNMGWGRMTTLLTCGRTRLKASRFRSEATFVHVPYRLGRVRSYVPRVVEIAHDLDLRVMVWGVEEPATMHRLLDEGVDGLITDRPDLLRDVLIERGQWPAGRSAEIICQRAR; translated from the coding sequence GTGACCGGATATGGATCGGGGACGCTCCCGATCGCCGTGGCCCACCGAGGTGGGGCCGGCATCGGGCTTGAGAACACCATGGAGGCCTTCCGGGGCTCCCTCGCACTCGGGATCCGTTATCTCGAGTTCGACGTCCGCATGACGTACGACGGCGTGCCGGTGCTCTTCCACGACCCGACCCTCCAGCGGATCGCGGGACGCCCGGAGGCGATCGCCGACCTGACCCTGGAGGAGCTCAGCATGGTCGAGCTGGCTCCACGGGTGTGGGTGCCGACGCTCGCCGACGTCCTGCATGCGTTCCCGCAGGCCAACCTGATGGTGGACCTCAAGGACCCGGCCGCGATGGCGGCGACGCTCGACCTGATCGAGCACTACGACGCATCGTCCCGGGTCTGCCTGACCGGCGGCTGGGACCGGACGCTCAAGCTCGCCCGCGACCGGTTCCCCGACGTCCACTCCAACATGGGCTGGGGGCGGATGACCACGTTGCTCACGTGCGGTCGGACGCGGCTCAAGGCCTCACGCTTCCGCTCCGAGGCGACCTTCGTGCACGTGCCCTACCGCCTCGGCCGGGTGCGCTCTTACGTGCCGCGGGTGGTCGAGATCGCCCATGACCTCGACCTGCGGGTCATGGTCTGGGGTGTCGAGGAGCCGGCGACGATGCACCGGCTCCTCGACGAGGGGGTGGACGGCCTGATCACCGATCGCCCCGACCTGTTGCGTGATGTCCTGATCGAGCGCGGCCAATGGCCGGCCGGGCGCTCGGCGGAGATCATTTGTCAGCGTGCTCGCTGA
- a CDS encoding M20 metallopeptidase family protein, whose amino-acid sequence MSLDKLTHALEAELPAAIALRHTLHAAPEPSGGEWRTATRIANAIGAGESEAVADTGRVVRVGPPSRRVVAVRAELDGLPVHERDGQADAASNGFMHACGHDVHMAAVAALARAAHTLDLPMLAVLQPREEQPPSGARDIVADGVLEKYGVGAIVGAHVQPLLAKGEIAATPGAVNAATDQFTITVTGHGGHGGYPHLARDPVLAMAQVIVALQQVVSRRLDPLHAAVLSIGAVHAGAAPNVIPDCAVARGTLRVLDESDRDTARKEMTDIVAQVAAGYGCRGGVTIHEGEPALVNDTGLALRTQGHLEQLGFTLAPELRSCGADDFSWYGDQVTSLMMFVGLDDPHMLHHPSFHPSDETVRDVALALAAGYMAALAGI is encoded by the coding sequence ATGTCCTTGGACAAGCTGACCCATGCCCTCGAGGCGGAGCTGCCCGCCGCGATCGCGCTACGGCACACCCTCCACGCCGCCCCGGAACCCTCAGGCGGCGAGTGGCGGACAGCGACCCGGATCGCCAATGCCATCGGCGCCGGCGAGAGCGAGGCGGTCGCCGACACCGGTCGCGTGGTCAGGGTCGGGCCGCCGTCACGCCGGGTCGTCGCCGTACGGGCGGAGCTGGACGGGCTGCCGGTGCACGAGCGCGACGGGCAGGCGGATGCAGCGAGCAACGGCTTCATGCACGCCTGTGGACACGACGTCCACATGGCCGCCGTCGCGGCGCTCGCACGGGCGGCCCACACGCTGGACCTGCCGATGCTGGCGGTGCTGCAACCACGGGAGGAGCAGCCGCCCTCGGGGGCACGCGACATCGTCGCCGACGGCGTCCTCGAGAAGTACGGGGTGGGCGCGATCGTCGGCGCGCACGTGCAGCCGCTGCTGGCGAAGGGCGAGATCGCCGCAACGCCGGGAGCGGTCAATGCCGCGACCGACCAGTTCACCATCACGGTGACCGGGCACGGTGGGCACGGCGGATATCCACACCTCGCGCGTGACCCGGTGCTCGCCATGGCACAGGTCATCGTGGCGCTGCAGCAGGTGGTCAGCCGCAGGCTCGACCCGCTCCACGCCGCGGTGCTGAGCATCGGCGCGGTCCATGCCGGCGCGGCCCCCAACGTCATCCCGGATTGCGCCGTCGCGCGCGGCACGCTGCGCGTGCTCGACGAGAGCGACCGCGACACCGCCCGCAAGGAGATGACCGACATCGTGGCCCAGGTGGCGGCCGGCTACGGCTGCCGGGGCGGGGTGACGATCCACGAGGGCGAGCCCGCCCTGGTCAACGACACCGGGCTGGCGCTGCGCACCCAGGGCCATCTCGAGCAGCTCGGCTTCACCCTCGCGCCCGAACTGCGGTCGTGCGGTGCCGACGACTTCAGCTGGTACGGCGACCAGGTGACCAGCCTCATGATGTTCGTCGGCCTCGACGACCCGCACATGCTCCACCACCCCTCGTTTCACCCCTCCGATGAGACCGTCCGGGACGTGGCGCTTGCGCTTGCGGCCGGTTACATGGCGGCGCTTGCGGGCATATAG
- a CDS encoding S-(hydroxymethyl)mycothiol dehydrogenase: MPQTVKGVIARAKGAPVEVVSIVVPDPGPGEAVVQVQACGVCHTDLHYREGGINDDFPFLLGHEAAGVVEAVGPDVTEVAPGDFVILNWRAVCGQCRACKRGEPQYCFATHNATQRMTLEDGTELSPALGIGAFAEKTLVAAGQCTKVDPEARPAAAGLLGCGVMAGIGAAINTGAVTRGKSVAVIGCGGVGVAAIVGSALAGANPIIAVDIDAKKLDKARELGATHTVDSSTTDPVEAIKEISAQFYDGADGADVVIEAVGRPETWKQAFYARDLAGTVVLVGVPTPDMKVPDLPLIDVFGRGGALKSSWYGDCLPSRDFPMLIDLYRQGRLDLDAFVTEEIKLDEIEAAFERMHHGDVLRSVVLL, from the coding sequence ATGCCGCAGACCGTCAAGGGCGTCATCGCCCGCGCCAAGGGCGCACCCGTCGAGGTCGTGTCCATCGTCGTCCCCGATCCGGGACCCGGAGAGGCCGTCGTACAGGTGCAGGCCTGCGGTGTGTGCCACACCGACCTGCACTACCGCGAGGGCGGCATCAACGACGACTTCCCCTTCCTGCTGGGCCACGAGGCCGCCGGCGTCGTGGAGGCGGTCGGGCCGGACGTCACGGAGGTCGCTCCCGGTGACTTCGTGATCCTCAACTGGCGCGCCGTCTGCGGCCAGTGTCGGGCCTGCAAGCGCGGCGAGCCGCAGTACTGCTTCGCCACCCACAACGCGACGCAGCGGATGACGCTGGAGGACGGGACCGAGCTCAGCCCGGCTCTCGGCATCGGCGCCTTCGCGGAGAAGACCCTCGTCGCCGCCGGCCAGTGCACGAAGGTCGACCCCGAGGCGCGGCCCGCGGCCGCCGGCCTGCTCGGCTGCGGCGTCATGGCGGGCATCGGCGCCGCGATCAACACCGGCGCCGTCACGCGCGGCAAGTCGGTCGCCGTGATCGGCTGCGGCGGCGTCGGCGTCGCCGCCATCGTCGGCTCCGCGCTGGCCGGCGCCAACCCGATCATCGCCGTCGACATCGACGCCAAGAAGCTCGACAAGGCACGCGAGCTCGGCGCCACGCACACCGTCGACTCCTCGACGACCGACCCGGTCGAGGCGATCAAGGAGATCTCCGCGCAGTTCTACGACGGGGCCGACGGCGCCGACGTCGTCATCGAGGCCGTGGGCCGCCCTGAGACATGGAAGCAGGCCTTCTACGCCCGCGACCTCGCGGGCACCGTCGTGCTGGTCGGCGTTCCGACGCCCGACATGAAGGTGCCCGACCTGCCGCTCATCGACGTCTTCGGCCGCGGCGGCGCGCTGAAGTCGAGCTGGTACGGCGACTGCCTGCCGTCGCGCGACTTCCCGATGCTCATCGACCTCTATCGCCAGGGCCGCCTCGACCTCGACGCGTTCGTCACCGAGGAGATCAAGCTCGACGAGATCGAGGCGGCCTTCGAGCGGATGCACCACGGCGACGTACTCCGCTCGGTGGTACTGCTCTGA
- a CDS encoding YihY/virulence factor BrkB family protein, whose translation MATDVSRSAPESSKPDSPDDLKKRSWIYVARTTIREFSADQCTDLAAALTYYAVLALFPASIALLSLLGFVSDPTKTVDSLMGILNDVGAGSATKTVRPILEELANAGGAGFALIIGLAAALWSASGYVSAFGRAMNRIYEIEEGRPIWKLRPLMLLLTFITVVLAALVGLALVLTGPAAQAVGDAVGLGSTAVLVWNIAKWPVMLVVVMLIVALLYYATPNVQQPKFRWISIGAAVAIVIWIVASAAFGVYVGNFSSYNKTYGSLAGVVVFLLWLWITNLALLFGAELDSELERGRELQAGIPAEEELQLPPRDTRLIEKNAKKRDEVIARGRRLRRSRGEHE comes from the coding sequence ATGGCCACCGATGTCAGCCGCAGCGCCCCCGAGTCGAGCAAGCCGGACTCTCCCGACGACCTGAAGAAGCGGTCGTGGATCTACGTCGCCAGGACGACGATCCGCGAGTTCTCCGCCGACCAGTGCACCGACCTCGCGGCAGCGCTCACGTACTACGCCGTCCTCGCGCTCTTCCCGGCGTCGATCGCCCTCCTCTCTCTGCTCGGATTCGTCTCCGACCCGACGAAGACGGTCGACTCGCTGATGGGCATCCTCAACGACGTCGGCGCGGGTTCGGCGACCAAGACGGTCCGGCCGATCCTCGAGGAGCTGGCGAACGCGGGCGGTGCCGGCTTCGCGCTGATCATCGGTCTCGCGGCGGCCCTGTGGTCGGCGTCGGGCTACGTCAGCGCCTTCGGTCGTGCGATGAACCGGATCTACGAGATCGAGGAGGGTCGGCCGATCTGGAAGCTGCGCCCCCTCATGCTGCTGCTCACCTTCATCACGGTCGTCCTCGCCGCGCTGGTGGGACTCGCGCTGGTCCTGACCGGCCCCGCCGCGCAGGCCGTCGGTGATGCCGTCGGCCTCGGCTCCACCGCCGTCCTGGTCTGGAACATCGCCAAGTGGCCGGTGATGCTCGTCGTCGTCATGCTCATCGTCGCGCTGCTCTACTACGCCACGCCGAACGTGCAGCAACCGAAGTTCCGTTGGATCAGCATCGGCGCCGCTGTCGCGATCGTGATCTGGATCGTCGCGTCCGCCGCCTTCGGCGTGTACGTCGGCAACTTCTCCTCCTACAACAAGACCTACGGCTCGCTGGCCGGCGTGGTCGTCTTCCTGCTGTGGCTGTGGATCACCAACCTGGCGCTGCTCTTCGGTGCCGAGCTCGACTCCGAGCTCGAGCGCGGTCGTGAGCTGCAGGCCGGCATCCCCGCCGAGGAGGAGCTGCAGCTCCCGCCGCGTGACACGCGCCTGATCGAGAAGAACGCGAAGAAGCGCGACGAGGTCATCGCCCGCGGCCGGCGCCTGCGCCGCAGCCGCGGCGAGCACGAGTGA
- a CDS encoding family 43 glycosylhydrolase, whose protein sequence is MRRRRALVWVVAALAAATIMTTVPAAEAKKGPRPLVYRHSVADPSVAKVGPKKYVAVSTGKRVVRQVSSNGRTWRLTRTPLVRRPRWAKRTGGIWASEIVHIGRRWVLYFAAPARNRRGRCIGAAVSTSATGRFRAVPGRPLVCSSNRAGVIDPSSYVSGRRTYLLYKIDAKPSAIKLLRLNRAGTRRAARHSRVLVRSRGVVENPVILRRGGYYYLFTSIRSYATCNYATTVRRSRSLVHWRGHPARMVLSQHMTGLCGPGGADIVATKRGVTMYFHGWVCGGSTRPCTVRPHRARRAVRALYAVKLNFRHGWPVRAGYVKG, encoded by the coding sequence ATGAGGCGCAGACGCGCGCTCGTGTGGGTCGTCGCTGCGCTCGCGGCGGCGACCATCATGACGACGGTGCCGGCGGCAGAGGCGAAGAAGGGGCCGCGACCACTCGTCTATCGACACTCGGTCGCCGACCCGAGTGTCGCGAAGGTCGGGCCGAAGAAGTACGTGGCGGTCTCCACCGGGAAGCGCGTCGTCCGACAGGTCTCCTCGAACGGCCGCACCTGGCGCCTGACCCGCACTCCCCTCGTCCGTCGCCCCCGCTGGGCGAAGCGGACCGGCGGCATCTGGGCCAGCGAGATCGTCCACATCGGCAGGCGCTGGGTCCTCTACTTCGCCGCCCCTGCCAGGAACCGGCGCGGACGCTGCATCGGCGCCGCCGTCTCCACCTCGGCGACCGGACGCTTCAGGGCTGTCCCCGGCCGGCCCCTGGTGTGCTCGTCGAACCGCGCGGGCGTCATCGACCCGTCGTCGTACGTCAGCGGGCGCAGGACCTACCTGCTCTACAAGATCGATGCCAAGCCGTCCGCGATCAAGCTGCTGCGCCTCAATCGCGCCGGCACCCGCCGGGCCGCCCGGCACAGCCGCGTCCTGGTGCGCAGCCGTGGTGTCGTCGAGAACCCGGTCATCCTCCGACGCGGCGGCTACTACTACCTCTTCACCTCGATCCGCAGCTATGCGACGTGCAACTACGCCACGACGGTCCGGCGCTCGCGATCGCTGGTCCACTGGCGAGGACATCCCGCTCGGATGGTCCTCTCGCAGCACATGACCGGTCTCTGCGGGCCGGGTGGCGCCGACATCGTGGCCACCAAGCGCGGCGTGACGATGTACTTCCACGGCTGGGTCTGCGGCGGCAGCACCCGACCGTGCACCGTTCGGCCGCACCGGGCGCGCCGGGCCGTCCGTGCGTTGTACGCCGTCAAGCTCAACTTCCGCCACGGCTGGCCGGTTCGCGCGGGGTACGTGAAGGGCTGA
- a CDS encoding VOC family protein: MSTTVQVTFDCHDPKGLSTFWRDALGYVHPFPPGVGATPDEDPLAAWEGFLEAHNVPEEERNQASALEDPEGTGPRIYFQRVPEEKVTKNRLHLDLRAAPGLKGEERMAALERECDRLVALGATRQRRVEPDAMEEGFIVMLDPEGNEFCLD, encoded by the coding sequence ATGAGCACGACGGTGCAGGTCACGTTCGACTGTCACGACCCGAAGGGCCTCTCGACCTTCTGGCGGGACGCCCTGGGGTACGTCCATCCGTTCCCGCCCGGCGTCGGGGCGACGCCCGACGAGGACCCGCTGGCGGCGTGGGAGGGGTTCCTCGAGGCCCACAACGTGCCGGAGGAGGAGCGCAACCAGGCCTCGGCCCTGGAGGACCCCGAAGGCACGGGCCCGCGGATCTACTTCCAGCGCGTGCCGGAGGAGAAGGTCACGAAGAACCGGCTCCACCTCGACCTCCGTGCCGCCCCGGGCCTGAAGGGCGAGGAGCGGATGGCGGCGCTGGAGCGCGAGTGCGACCGCCTGGTCGCCCTGGGTGCGACGCGTCAGCGCCGGGTCGAGCCGGACGCGATGGAGGAGGGCTTCATCGTGATGCTCGACCCCGAGGGCAACGAGTTCTGCCTCGACTGA
- a CDS encoding glutamate--cysteine ligase, translating to MTELKKRTVGVEEEFLLVHTDSARLAPEGEEVVAAAEAHDARGQFEHELQRQQAELGSAPHSEIAVLAKDLEVRRTQLATAAAERDVRLLPAATSPLDQHVTATNDARYERMMAQFGRVGRRQLTCGMHIHVSVESPEEGVAVLDRIHGWLPVLTALSANSPFFEGLDTEYASYRTVLWGQWPSAGFTEPFGSFEAYEKARADLVATGAALDEGMIYFNTRLSARYPTLEIRVADVCADVADAPVIAALARGLVSTAAADAASGLPAPRIRTEMLRAAMWRASRWGMEGELVDALTATLVPAWEMVDLLVEAVRPALDRTDDTQLVIDGLARIRERGTGARVQRDAHAKGGFGAVVDALAIPPRS from the coding sequence GTGACTGAACTCAAGAAGCGCACTGTCGGCGTCGAGGAGGAGTTCCTCCTGGTCCACACCGATTCTGCCCGGTTGGCTCCCGAGGGTGAGGAGGTCGTCGCGGCCGCGGAGGCGCACGATGCGCGCGGGCAGTTCGAGCACGAGCTCCAGCGCCAGCAGGCCGAGCTCGGCTCCGCGCCGCACAGTGAGATCGCCGTGCTCGCCAAGGACCTGGAGGTCCGTCGCACCCAGCTGGCGACCGCGGCCGCCGAGCGCGACGTACGGCTGCTGCCCGCGGCGACGAGCCCGCTCGACCAGCACGTGACCGCCACCAACGACGCCCGTTACGAGCGGATGATGGCGCAGTTCGGCCGGGTCGGCCGACGCCAGCTGACCTGCGGCATGCACATCCACGTCTCCGTCGAGTCGCCGGAGGAGGGCGTGGCCGTGCTCGACCGGATCCACGGCTGGCTGCCGGTGCTCACCGCGCTGAGCGCGAACTCACCGTTCTTCGAGGGCCTCGACACGGAGTACGCGAGCTACCGCACGGTGCTCTGGGGCCAGTGGCCCTCGGCCGGCTTCACCGAGCCGTTCGGCAGCTTCGAGGCGTACGAGAAGGCGCGTGCGGACCTCGTCGCCACCGGGGCGGCGCTGGACGAGGGAATGATCTACTTCAACACCCGTCTCTCGGCGCGCTATCCCACGCTCGAGATCCGGGTCGCCGACGTCTGCGCCGACGTCGCCGACGCCCCCGTGATCGCCGCGCTCGCGCGGGGGCTGGTCTCCACGGCTGCGGCCGACGCCGCCTCCGGCCTCCCGGCTCCGCGGATCCGGACCGAGATGCTGCGGGCCGCGATGTGGCGTGCCTCCCGCTGGGGGATGGAGGGGGAGCTCGTCGACGCGCTCACCGCCACCCTCGTTCCCGCGTGGGAGATGGTGGACCTCCTCGTCGAGGCGGTGCGGCCGGCCCTGGACCGCACCGACGACACACAGCTCGTCATCGACGGCCTGGCCCGGATT